In one window of Amblyomma americanum isolate KBUSLIRL-KWMA chromosome 9, ASM5285725v1, whole genome shotgun sequence DNA:
- the LOC144104212 gene encoding uncharacterized protein LOC144104212 isoform X1 gives MAGMERWAKYLEDLLSFVPESKNMTHKHEQIEYMLSLLHDAGLSPTNFDLRWSETIYGCSEEDITRLHKDMVPIAGLVSVEEEAQLFDDVRMLVQKLRGHETDQSRFRMYSIMATRTLKR, from the exons ATGGCTGGCATGGAGCGCTGGGCGAAGTATTTGGAG GACCTGCTGTCTTTCGTTCCGGAAAGCAAAAACATGACCCATAAGCACGAGCAGATTGAGTACATGTTGTCGCTGCTGCACGACGCTGGGCTCTCGCCGACCAACTTTGATCTGCGCTGGTCAGAGACAATCTACGGCTGCTCGGAAGAAGACATAACCA GGCTGCACAAGGACATGGTCCCCATCGCCGGTCTGGTTTCTGTCGAGGAAGAAGCGCAGCTGTTCGACGACGTCAGGATGCTCGTCCAGAAACTGCGCGGTCACGAGACGGACCAATCGCGCTTTCGCATGTACAGCATCATGGCGACCAGGACGCTGAAGCGCTAG
- the LOC144104211 gene encoding juvenile hormone acid O-methyltransferase-like, with protein sequence MWTLKVLSRTPKPSQLKKLSRSIKMSASVKHAFTEKKEDPCSIGALKNPPCLRAEQYTRNNRLQRKNSNAVLDFCQPLFDPECDSSMQFLDVGCGTGDFTRDCLLARCHPCRRIVATDWSPDMIEYARSHSSHEKIEYQQLDIAGDGVADLLRRYGRFHRVYSFYCLHWVKNQDVALKNISELLRPDGECLLLFPASNQPTASWQILAGTERWAKYSEYLLSFVPESQNMTDDQEQMDYMLSLLHGAGLSPKCCGVRRLETFDGCSEEDMIGLHMGILPIAGLVSDEERQQLFNDLRALVQKLHSPETGQSRFRMYVIMATKRPTD encoded by the exons ATGTGGACGCTCAAGGTATTGTCGCGGACACCAAAGCCCAGCCAGCTAAAGAAGCTGTCCCGAAGCATAAAAATGTCTG CCTCGGTGAAGCATGCTTTCACCGAGAAGAAAGAAGATCCCTGCTCAATCGGCGCCCTGAAAAATCCACCGTGCCTCCGCGCCGAACAATACACCAGGAACAATAGACTACAACGCAAGAACAGCAACGCCGTGCTCGACTTCTGCCAGCCTCTATTCGACCCCGAGTGTGACAGTTCCATGCAGTTCCTGGACGTCGGCTGCGGGACTGGCGACTTCACGAGGGATTGCCTGCTGGCCCGCTGCCATCCTTGCCGGAGGATAGTCGCCACCGACTGGTCACCGGACATGATAGAGTACGCCAGGAGTCACTCTAGCCACGAGAAGATCGAATATCAGCAGCTGGACATTGCAGGCGACGGCGTGGCTGACTTGCTCCGACGGTACGGCCGCTTCCACAGGGTTTATTCCTTTTACTGCCTCCACTGGGTCAAGAACCAGGACGTTGCGTTGAAGAACATCTCTGAGCTTCTGAGGCCGGACGGGGAATGTCTTCTGCTGTTCCCCGCTTCCAACCAGCCGACCGCATCTTGGCAGATTCTGGCTGGCACGGAGCGCTGGGCCAAGTATTCGGAG TACCTGCTGTCTTTCGTTCCGGAAAGCCAAAACATGACCGATGACCAGGAGCAGATGGACTACATGTTGTCGCTGCTTCATGGCGCTGGGCTCTCTCCGAAATGCTGTGGTGTGCGCAGGTTGGAGACATTCGACGGCTGCTCGGAAGAGGATATGATCG GGCTGCACATGGGCATCCTCCCCATCGCCGGTCTGGTTTCTGACGAGGAAAGACAGCAGCTGTTCAATGACCTCAGGGCGCTCGTCCAGAAACTGCATAGTCCCGAGACGGGCCAATCGCGCTTTCGAATGTACGTCATCATGGCGACCAAAAGGCCGACGGACTAG
- the LOC144104212 gene encoding uncharacterized protein LOC144104212 isoform X2: MTHKHEQIEYMLSLLHDAGLSPTNFDLRWSETIYGCSEEDITRLHKDMVPIAGLVSVEEEAQLFDDVRMLVQKLRGHETDQSRFRMYSIMATRTLKR, from the exons ATGACCCATAAGCACGAGCAGATTGAGTACATGTTGTCGCTGCTGCACGACGCTGGGCTCTCGCCGACCAACTTTGATCTGCGCTGGTCAGAGACAATCTACGGCTGCTCGGAAGAAGACATAACCA GGCTGCACAAGGACATGGTCCCCATCGCCGGTCTGGTTTCTGTCGAGGAAGAAGCGCAGCTGTTCGACGACGTCAGGATGCTCGTCCAGAAACTGCGCGGTCACGAGACGGACCAATCGCGCTTTCGCATGTACAGCATCATGGCGACCAGGACGCTGAAGCGCTAG